A stretch of the Streptomyces sp. NBC_01428 genome encodes the following:
- a CDS encoding MFS transporter, giving the protein MPTPGVFMAALRERLAIPVLAFGGILMAVMQTVVVPLLPDLPRLTGASAGAVSWMVTATLLSGAVLTPVLGRAGDMYGKRRVLLMALGLMTVGSLMCALTSDIGILIVARALQGAAAAVVPLSISILRDELPPERTGSAVALMSSTVGIGAALGLPLAALIVQYANWHVMFWATTALGVVGLTLAWWAVRESPVREPGRFDTLGAMGLAAGLVCLLLAVSQGGTWGWTSPSILGLFAACAVILTVWVRQQLRAVSPLVDLRLAARPRVALPHIAALLTGFAFYGNSLVTAQLVQAPEATGYGLGLSIVATGLCLLPGGVTMLFLSPVSARISAARGPRVTLALGTAIIASGYAIRILDSRDLWMIIIGATVCAIGTTFAYSALPTLILRAVPAGQTASANGVNVLMRTIGQAVCSAAVAAVLVHHTSLVAGAPIPTLHGYLLAFVMAGTVALVACAAALSIPTDPASRVTPRTGSRTGASRDEALEGA; this is encoded by the coding sequence ATGCCTACTCCTGGAGTGTTCATGGCGGCTCTGCGCGAGCGGCTCGCGATTCCCGTCCTCGCGTTCGGCGGGATCCTGATGGCCGTCATGCAGACGGTGGTCGTCCCGCTGCTGCCCGACCTTCCCCGGCTCACCGGCGCCTCCGCGGGCGCGGTCTCCTGGATGGTCACCGCGACCCTCCTCTCCGGAGCGGTACTGACCCCCGTCCTCGGCCGCGCCGGTGACATGTACGGCAAGCGGCGCGTCCTGCTGATGGCCCTCGGGCTGATGACGGTCGGCTCGCTGATGTGCGCGCTCACCTCGGACATCGGCATCCTGATCGTGGCGCGGGCGCTCCAGGGCGCGGCGGCGGCCGTCGTACCCCTGTCGATCAGCATCCTGCGGGACGAACTGCCGCCCGAGCGCACCGGTTCCGCCGTCGCCCTGATGAGCTCCACGGTCGGCATCGGCGCGGCACTCGGTCTCCCGCTCGCCGCCCTCATCGTCCAGTACGCGAACTGGCACGTGATGTTCTGGGCCACGACCGCCCTCGGCGTCGTCGGACTCACGCTCGCCTGGTGGGCGGTGCGCGAGTCCCCGGTGCGCGAGCCCGGCCGTTTCGACACCCTGGGCGCGATGGGTCTGGCCGCCGGTCTGGTGTGCCTGCTCCTCGCCGTGTCGCAGGGCGGCACCTGGGGCTGGACCAGTCCGAGCATCCTCGGACTGTTCGCCGCCTGTGCCGTGATCCTCACCGTGTGGGTGCGGCAGCAGCTGCGGGCCGTGAGCCCCCTCGTCGACCTGAGGCTGGCCGCCCGTCCGCGCGTCGCCCTGCCCCACATCGCCGCCCTGCTCACCGGGTTCGCCTTCTACGGCAACTCCCTGGTCACGGCCCAGCTCGTGCAGGCACCCGAGGCCACCGGCTACGGACTGGGGCTGTCCATCGTGGCGACCGGCCTGTGCCTGCTGCCCGGCGGAGTGACCATGCTCTTCCTGTCGCCCGTCTCGGCACGCATCTCGGCGGCCCGCGGCCCACGCGTCACGCTGGCCCTCGGCACCGCGATCATCGCCTCCGGCTACGCGATACGCATCCTGGACAGCCGCGACCTGTGGATGATCATCATCGGAGCCACGGTCTGCGCGATCGGCACCACGTTCGCGTACTCCGCCCTGCCGACCCTCATCCTGCGCGCCGTTCCGGCGGGCCAGACCGCGTCCGCCAACGGCGTCAACGTCCTGATGCGCACGATCGGGCAGGCGGTGTGCAGCGCCGCGGTGGCCGCCGTACTGGTCCACCACACGAGCCTCGTCGCCGGTGCCCCGATACCGACGCTGCACGGCTATCTGCTGGCCTTCGTCATGGCGGGTACGGTCGCACTGGTGGCCTGCGCGGCCGCCCTGTCGATCCCCACCGACCCCGCCTCGCGCGTGACCCCGCGTACCGGCAGCCGTACCGGCGCGTCCCGCGACGAGGCCCTCGAAGGAGCCTGA
- a CDS encoding TetR/AcrR family transcriptional regulator produces the protein MSTVTTPPTGLTAPATVPGGPGDQPAAGTPAGDAVAAPAAPRRDAEASRAAILRAARYLLARHAHADITLKAVADRAGVSAPLILKYFGNKDALFARVMSFESDADALLDAPLEELGRHMVRHLLEGQTQRGADPVLRIVFAPLQGEQGDILRANFRTQVSERLAERLSGPGAGLRAELAVSTLLGLGVMYGIARGTHLRATSVDAIVDRYAPAVQAQLAP, from the coding sequence CTGAGCACCGTGACCACGCCCCCCACCGGTCTCACCGCGCCCGCGACCGTCCCGGGCGGCCCCGGCGACCAGCCGGCCGCCGGGACGCCGGCCGGGGACGCGGTCGCCGCCCCCGCGGCGCCCCGCCGTGACGCCGAGGCCAGCAGGGCGGCCATCCTGCGCGCGGCCCGGTATCTGCTCGCCCGGCACGCCCACGCGGACATCACGCTCAAGGCGGTCGCCGACCGGGCCGGGGTGAGCGCGCCGCTGATCCTGAAGTACTTCGGCAACAAGGACGCGCTGTTCGCCCGCGTGATGTCCTTCGAGTCCGACGCCGACGCCCTGCTCGACGCCCCCCTGGAGGAGCTGGGCCGGCACATGGTCCGCCACCTCCTCGAAGGCCAGACGCAACGGGGCGCCGACCCCGTCCTGCGGATCGTCTTCGCCCCGCTCCAGGGGGAGCAGGGCGACATACTGCGCGCCAACTTCCGTACCCAGGTCAGTGAGCGTCTCGCGGAGCGGCTGAGCGGACCGGGCGCCGGCCTGCGCGCCGAACTCGCCGTGAGCACCCTGCTCGGCCTCGGCGTGATGTACGGCATCGCGCGCGGCACCCATCTGCGGGCCACCTCCGTCGACGCCATCGTCGACCGGTACGCGCCGGCGGTGCAGGCCCAGCTCGCCCCCTGA
- a CDS encoding alpha-ketoglutarate-dependent dioxygenase AlkB, producing MATHLQGSLFDQTDELHLGPLNGTRRTTLGAGAWIDLLPGWLGGADELFARLSAEVPWRAERRQMYEQVVDVPRLLSYYRAGDALPHPVLDEARDALSAHYAGELGEPFTTAGLCYYRDGRDSVAWHGDRIGRGAREDTMVAILSVGAPRDLLLRPRGGGGTVRRPLGHGDLVVMGGSCQRTWEHAIPKSARATGPRISIQFRPTGVN from the coding sequence ATGGCCACGCACCTCCAGGGCTCGCTCTTCGACCAGACGGACGAGCTGCACCTGGGTCCGCTGAACGGGACGCGCCGCACCACGCTGGGTGCCGGCGCCTGGATCGACCTGCTGCCGGGCTGGCTCGGCGGGGCGGACGAGTTGTTCGCCCGGCTCTCCGCCGAGGTGCCGTGGCGGGCCGAACGCCGCCAGATGTACGAGCAGGTGGTCGACGTCCCCCGGCTGCTCTCGTACTACCGGGCGGGCGACGCGCTGCCGCATCCGGTCCTCGACGAGGCACGCGACGCGCTGTCCGCCCACTACGCCGGAGAACTCGGCGAGCCCTTCACCACGGCGGGCCTCTGCTACTACCGGGACGGCCGCGACAGCGTGGCCTGGCACGGGGACCGGATCGGCCGGGGCGCGCGGGAGGACACGATGGTCGCCATCCTCTCCGTGGGCGCACCGCGCGACCTGCTGCTGAGGCCCCGGGGCGGCGGCGGGACCGTGCGGCGGCCGCTGGGCCACGGCGACCTCGTCGTGATGGGCGGTTCCTGCCAGCGCACCTGGGAGCACGCGATCCCCAAGTCGGCGCGCGCGACCGGCCCCCGCATCAGCATCCAGTTCCGGCCCACCGGCGTGAACTGA
- a CDS encoding SDR family NAD(P)-dependent oxidoreductase: MTTTLITGANKGLGFETARRLVAAGHTVYVGSRDAERGRRAAGELGARPLLIDITDDASVAAAAKTVEAEGGLDVLINNAGIEGRGEGNGVIGAADTTADTMRELFETNVFGLVRVTHAFLPLLRRSAAPVMVNVSSGLASLTGMSDAASPGHFYPGIAYPASKTSVNMITVQYAKAFPDIRINAVEPGFTATDLNGNTGVQTVQQGAEIIVRMARLGQDGPTGGYFDAQGPLPW, translated from the coding sequence ATGACCACCACATTGATCACCGGAGCGAACAAGGGTCTCGGCTTCGAGACCGCCCGCCGACTCGTCGCGGCGGGCCACACCGTCTACGTGGGCAGCCGCGACGCGGAGCGGGGGCGCCGCGCCGCCGGGGAACTGGGGGCGCGTCCCCTCCTCATCGACATCACCGACGACGCGTCCGTCGCCGCGGCGGCGAAGACCGTCGAGGCCGAGGGCGGCCTGGACGTCCTGATCAACAACGCCGGTATCGAGGGGCGCGGCGAGGGCAACGGCGTGATCGGTGCCGCCGACACGACCGCGGACACGATGCGCGAGCTGTTCGAGACGAACGTCTTCGGTCTGGTCCGCGTCACCCACGCCTTCCTGCCGCTCCTCCGGCGGTCCGCCGCCCCCGTCATGGTGAACGTCAGCAGTGGCCTGGCCTCGCTGACGGGGATGAGCGACGCCGCCTCGCCGGGCCACTTCTACCCGGGCATCGCGTACCCGGCGTCCAAGACGAGCGTCAACATGATCACCGTGCAGTACGCGAAGGCGTTCCCCGACATCCGGATCAACGCCGTGGAACCCGGCTTCACGGCCACCGACCTGAACGGCAACACCGGGGTCCAGACCGTGCAGCAGGGCGCCGAGATCATCGTCCGTATGGCACGCCTCGGCCAGGACGGCCCGACCGGCGGCTACTTCGACGCGCAGGGCCCGCTCCCCTGGTGA
- a CDS encoding helix-turn-helix transcriptional regulator, which translates to MASTEFGRTVRLWRDRVSPEAAGLPGGGHRRAAGLRREELALLAGISVDYITRLEQGRAANPSEQVVEALGRALRVSATEREHLFQVAGLVPPGRGMVPTHITPGVHRMLDRLAGTPVAVYDAAWNLLLANPLYAALLGDPSGWRGNERNGVWRNFVGPGSRVRHTPEERRTFEATLAADLRVTVSRYPADQGLRRLIADLRASSDRFAELWDSGAVAHHEAARKTVDHPQVGAVTLDCDVLGVAGNDLRIMVYTVEPGTRDAERVALLGVLGTQALVD; encoded by the coding sequence ATGGCGAGCACCGAGTTCGGGCGGACGGTACGGCTCTGGCGCGACCGGGTCTCCCCGGAGGCGGCGGGGCTGCCGGGCGGCGGCCACCGGCGCGCCGCGGGCCTGCGCCGCGAGGAGCTGGCCCTCCTCGCGGGGATCTCGGTCGACTACATCACCCGGCTGGAACAGGGCCGGGCCGCCAACCCCTCGGAGCAGGTCGTCGAAGCCCTCGGGCGGGCGCTGCGGGTGTCCGCGACGGAGCGCGAGCACCTCTTCCAGGTGGCGGGACTCGTCCCGCCGGGCCGCGGCATGGTGCCCACCCACATCACACCGGGCGTCCACCGGATGCTGGACCGGCTGGCGGGGACACCCGTCGCGGTGTACGACGCGGCGTGGAACCTGCTGCTGGCCAACCCGCTCTACGCCGCCCTGCTGGGCGACCCCTCGGGGTGGCGCGGGAACGAACGCAACGGCGTCTGGCGCAACTTCGTCGGCCCCGGCAGCCGCGTCCGCCACACGCCGGAGGAACGGCGGACCTTCGAGGCGACGCTCGCGGCGGATCTGCGCGTGACGGTGAGCCGCTATCCGGCGGACCAGGGCCTGCGCCGGCTGATCGCCGACCTGCGGGCGTCCAGCGACCGGTTCGCGGAGCTGTGGGACTCCGGTGCCGTCGCCCACCACGAGGCCGCGCGCAAGACCGTCGACCATCCGCAGGTGGGGGCGGTGACGCTGGACTGCGACGTGCTGGGCGTCGCCGGCAACGACCTGCGGATCATGGTCTACACGGTCGAGCCCGGCACGCGGGACGCCGAACGCGTCGCCCTCCTCGGCGTCCTCGGGACCCAGGCTCTGGTGGACTGA
- a CDS encoding aminoglycoside phosphotransferase family protein: MSAGPMHADEAPIDGPLVRRLLAAQFPRWARLPLRRVESAGTVNALYRLGDDLAVRLPRVPGGAEDVAKEATWLPRLAPLLPVPVPEIIGLGTAAEGYPWQWSVLRWIDGELPVAGALSDARGLAADLGAFVAALRRAGLPDGPPAYRGDPLKTVDAETRSAIEELRGAIDTGEATAAWEEALAAPVWTGPPVWLHSDLMPMNLLTRAGRLAAVIDFGTLGTGDPACDLVPAWNLLPPEARSVFRDTAGADDALWARGRGWALSMALIQLPYYRTTNPVMAANAEHVIRAVLTERRSG, from the coding sequence ATGTCCGCAGGCCCGATGCACGCCGACGAGGCACCGATCGACGGTCCGCTCGTACGGCGGCTGCTGGCCGCTCAGTTCCCGCGGTGGGCCCGACTGCCGCTCAGGCGCGTCGAGTCGGCCGGAACCGTCAACGCCCTCTACCGGCTCGGCGACGACCTGGCCGTGCGGCTCCCCCGCGTGCCGGGCGGTGCCGAGGACGTGGCCAAGGAGGCGACCTGGCTGCCCCGGCTCGCTCCGCTCCTCCCCGTCCCCGTACCGGAGATCATCGGTCTCGGTACCGCGGCCGAGGGCTACCCGTGGCAGTGGAGCGTGTTGCGGTGGATCGACGGCGAACTGCCCGTCGCGGGCGCCCTGTCCGACGCGCGGGGCCTGGCGGCCGACCTCGGCGCCTTCGTCGCCGCGCTGCGCCGGGCCGGTCTTCCGGACGGCCCACCCGCCTACCGCGGTGACCCCTTGAAGACCGTGGACGCCGAGACGCGCTCGGCGATCGAGGAGTTGCGGGGGGCGATCGACACCGGCGAGGCGACGGCGGCCTGGGAGGAAGCCCTCGCGGCACCGGTGTGGACGGGGCCGCCCGTCTGGCTCCACTCGGACCTGATGCCGATGAACCTCCTGACCCGCGCGGGCCGCCTCGCGGCCGTCATCGACTTCGGCACGCTCGGCACCGGCGATCCCGCCTGTGACCTCGTCCCGGCCTGGAATCTGCTTCCCCCGGAAGCGCGGAGCGTCTTCCGGGACACTGCGGGCGCCGACGACGCCCTGTGGGCGCGGGGCCGCGGCTGGGCCCTGTCCATGGCCCTGATCCAACTGCCGTACTACCGCACGACGAACCCGGTGATGGCGGCCAACGCCGAGCACGTGATCCGGGCGGTGCTGACGGAGCGCCGGTCCGGCTAG
- a CDS encoding tetratricopeptide repeat protein encodes MYGKAFAPEYQGALTTLSVNSSLTDVLAAGTEQLRAAERAGERTEAARSGLAVAEAHRRLGQVADADRAWKASYRTARDAGDGAAMAWALWSGGTLARQRGAFPLAWRLLRLAAELGGTSGDIVVRGYSLAGMAETGRIQGDYEAVTTLHEQLLAEARKRGEARHTVWALEGIAQIHRNTGAYDTAYALFEEAAGIAAGAEDRRGHAWALRGLADIVSVRDGDTERALELLTEAEASCRAMKLSGALAYNHKMRGNVLYRAGRYTEARDLYAQALAEFEEMSEPRGRALSRLGLAKSLARLGRDRDETAAELAELADVLDGIGLRHARQMVERARTELGLAPERAGAEAAR; translated from the coding sequence ATGTACGGCAAGGCCTTCGCCCCGGAGTACCAGGGCGCTCTGACCACCCTGTCCGTGAACTCCTCACTGACCGACGTCCTCGCGGCGGGGACCGAGCAACTGCGCGCCGCCGAGCGCGCGGGGGAGCGCACCGAGGCCGCCCGATCGGGGCTCGCGGTCGCCGAGGCGCACCGCAGGCTCGGGCAGGTGGCGGACGCGGACCGCGCGTGGAAGGCGAGTTACCGCACGGCGCGTGACGCCGGCGACGGTGCCGCGATGGCGTGGGCGCTGTGGAGCGGCGGAACGCTGGCCCGGCAGCGCGGCGCGTTCCCGCTGGCGTGGCGGCTGCTGCGGCTCGCCGCCGAACTCGGCGGCACGTCCGGGGACATCGTGGTGCGCGGCTACTCCCTGGCCGGCATGGCCGAGACCGGCCGCATCCAGGGCGACTACGAGGCGGTGACCACCCTCCACGAACAGCTCCTGGCCGAGGCCCGCAAGCGCGGCGAGGCCCGCCACACGGTGTGGGCCCTGGAGGGCATCGCCCAGATCCACCGCAACACCGGCGCGTACGACACCGCGTACGCCCTCTTCGAGGAGGCGGCCGGCATAGCCGCCGGCGCCGAGGACCGGCGCGGCCACGCCTGGGCACTGCGCGGCCTCGCGGACATCGTCTCCGTGCGCGACGGAGACACCGAACGCGCCCTGGAGCTGCTGACCGAGGCGGAGGCGTCCTGCCGCGCCATGAAGCTCTCCGGCGCCCTCGCCTACAACCACAAGATGCGCGGCAACGTCCTCTACCGTGCGGGCCGTTACACCGAGGCCCGCGACCTCTACGCCCAGGCGCTCGCCGAGTTCGAGGAGATGAGCGAGCCACGCGGACGGGCGCTGTCCCGGCTGGGCCTCGCCAAGTCGCTGGCCCGACTGGGCCGGGACCGCGACGAAACCGCCGCCGAACTCGCCGAGTTGGCCGACGTCCTGGACGGCATCGGTCTGCGGCACGCCCGGCAGATGGTCGAACGGGCCCGCACGGAACTCGGGTTGGCACCGGAGCGCGCCGGAGCGGAGG